In a genomic window of Natronospira bacteriovora:
- a CDS encoding helix-turn-helix transcriptional regulator, which produces MSKPGLPPLAAFSDRQQTLMRRLLAAPEPLTADSLASRLGLSRNAVDQHLKNLERDGYVERQTLPSTGGRPSHGWRLTADGIHLFPKHYAMFSDLLINMIKDQSGGEVLGRYMESLGASLADQLRERVQGRSEAARIDALVELMKEVGYEADSQPEPGAELPLIDAHNCIYHHLASRHEEVCRMDLALMEGLSGRQVEHVECMVRGGTVCRFRLGRRLTDSDESS; this is translated from the coding sequence ATGAGCAAACCGGGATTGCCACCACTGGCGGCCTTTTCCGATCGCCAGCAGACGCTGATGCGGCGGCTGCTGGCGGCGCCCGAACCCCTCACCGCCGACAGTCTGGCCAGTCGTCTGGGTCTCAGCCGCAACGCAGTGGATCAGCACCTCAAGAACCTGGAGCGGGACGGGTACGTGGAGCGTCAGACACTACCTTCCACGGGCGGCCGCCCCTCCCATGGCTGGCGCCTGACCGCCGATGGCATTCACCTCTTTCCCAAGCATTACGCCATGTTCAGTGATCTTTTGATCAACATGATCAAGGATCAGAGTGGTGGCGAGGTACTTGGCCGTTACATGGAGAGCCTGGGTGCCAGCCTGGCCGACCAGCTTCGTGAGCGGGTACAGGGACGCAGTGAAGCGGCACGCATTGATGCGCTGGTCGAACTCATGAAGGAGGTGGGCTATGAGGCCGACAGCCAGCCGGAACCCGGTGCCGAATTGCCCCTCATCGATGCCCACAACTGCATCTACCACCACCTTGCCAGCCGCCACGAAGAAGTCTGCCGAATGGATCTCGCTCTGATGGAAGGTTTGAGTGGACGGCAGGTCGAGCACGTGGAGTGCATGGTGCGTGGTGGCACGGTGTGCCGTTTTCGCCTGGGCCGGCGCCTGACGGATTCGGATGAATCGTCCTAG